One window of the Rhipicephalus sanguineus isolate Rsan-2018 chromosome 2, BIME_Rsan_1.4, whole genome shotgun sequence genome contains the following:
- the LOC125757198 gene encoding uncharacterized protein LOC125757198, with the protein MSPENVPHISSEAEVVSQGTLDIVQRSSACNISGATSRAALLARINGLERQLTISKAKMRAKEREHKKLMLHLSSYINEDQFASLHRSPRGTVWSKETLIKALKIRLSCGSRGYDMVKQLGQPLPSQRTLQRHIEHCKFRPGLLVDIMDSLAVKVIVTNLSILQDYVSSGILIFCLSFLYLY; encoded by the exons ATGTCTCCAGAAAATGTGCCTCACATTTCAAGTGAAGCAGAAGTGGTTAGCCAAGGTACTCTGGACATTGTGCAAAGAAGTTCTGCGTGCAATATATCGG GTGCAACCTCACGTGCAGCTCTGTTGGCCAGAATAAACGGTCTGGAACGACAGCTGACCATTTCGAAAGCTAAGATGAGGGCGAAAGAGCGGGAGCACAAGAAACTTATGCTGCACTTGTCGTCATACATAAATGAAGACCAGTTCGCCAGCTTGCATCGTTCACCAAGAGGCACAGTGTGGTCCAAGGAAACACTGATCAAGGCGCTGAAGATTCGCCTATCCTGTGGCTCAAGGGGCTATGATATGGTCAAGCAGCTCGGCCAGCCATTGCCATCACAGCGCACACTTCAACGTCACATTGAGCACTGCAAGTTTCGTCCAGGGCTGCTGGTGGACATTATGGACTCTCTCGCTGTTAAGGTAATCGTAACAAATTTGTCCATTTTGCAGGACTATGTAAGTTCCGGTattttaattttttgtttgtcGTTTCTCTACTTATACTGA